From the genome of Rathayibacter sp. VKM Ac-2804:
AGGTCGCTGCGGTCGCCCAGCCAGAGCTCGAGCAGCCGCTGCTGGAGCGGGTTGACGTCCTGGTACTCGTCGACGACGAAGAAGCGGTACTGCTCGCGGACCTGCATCGCCATCGCCGGCTCGGACTCGAGCATGCCCGCAGTGACCAGGAGGACGTCCTCGAAGTCGATCTGCCGGCGCTGGTCCTTCAGGCCCTCGTACTCGTCCACCATCGCGACGGTCTGCTCGAGGGTCAGCCGGCCGGGCAGCGCCCGGGTCCGCGCGGCGACGGCGTACTGCTCGAGCGAGAGGGCGGAGACCTTCCGCCACTCGATCTCGGCGGAGAGGTCGCGCAGGGTCGCGGTGTCCAGCTTCAGCCGCAGGCGCTCGGCCGCGTGGCCCAGCAGCCGGGCCTTGCCGTCCAGCAGCTGCGGCATCGTGCCGCCGACCAGCTGCGGCCAGAAGAAGCCGAGCTGCGAGAGCGCGGCGGCGTGGAACGTCCGGGCCACGACGCCGCCCGCGCCGAGCACGCGCAGCCGGGAGCGCAGCTCGGCGGCCGAGCGGCTCGTGAAGGTGAGCGCCATCACGCGGGCCGGCGTGTAGACGCCGGTCGCGACGCCGTGCGCGATCCGGTGGGTGATGGTCCGCGTCTTGCCGGTGCCCGCGCCCGCCAGGACGCAGACCGGGCCGAGCAGCGCCTCCGCGGCCTCGCGCTGCCCCTCGTCGAGTCCGTCGAGCAGGGTCACGCGACGATGGGGCCGTTCTCGAGCGCTCCCCCGTACCAGTCCTCGATCATCGCGCGGGCGATCGACGAGCGGCCGGGCAGCAGCACCGACTCGAGCGAGTCGTGCAGCTGCTGGCGGGTGAACCAGCGCAGGGCGACGATCTCCTCGCCGTCCGGGAGCAGGTCGGCGGGGGCCTGGTCCTCGGCGAGGCGCGCGGTGAAGCCGATCATCAGCGAGGCGGGGAACGGCCAGGGCTGCGAGCCGAGGTACTGCGGGTCGACGACGCGCATCCCGGACTCCTCGAAGATCTCGCGGACGACGGCCGCCTCGAGCGACTCCCCCGGCTCGACGAAGCCGGCCAGCAGCGAGAAGCGGCCGGTGCCCCACATCGCGTTCGAGCCGAGCAGCAGGCGGTCGTCGGCGTCGAGGACGCAGACGATGATCGCCGGGTCGGTGCGCGGGAACACCTGGCTGCCGTCGGCCGGCGAGCGGCGGACCCAGCCGCCCTGCTCGATCACGGTCGCCTCGCCGTTGCGCGGCGAGAAGCCGTGCGAGGCGTGCCAGTTGACCATCGCGAGCGCCTCGGTGAAGAGGCCGGCGTCGCGGTCGCTGAGGTGCTCGGCGAGGGTGCGCAGGGCGCCCCAGGCGGCGTCGTCGGGCTCGAGGGCGCCCGCCTGCTCGTCCGTGAGCACGGCCGCGACGACGGGGGTGCCCGCGGGCTCGCCCTCGGCGTCGACGGTGGTGCGGCCGAGGTAGAGGCGGAGGGCGCCGGCGGGCACGTCGGTCGTGGGGCGCAGCGCGAGGCGCTCCCCGTCGACGAGGGCGCGGTCGCCGCGGAGCAGGAGGACCCGGGTGGCGGCGTCCGCGTCGAGCTCGTCGAAGAGATCGTCGCGCGCGCGGGCGAGGTAGTCCCGGTCGACCGCCTGACGGGCGAGCGGGAGGCGGTCGGAGAAGGACGGGATCATGCGGGCTCATTTCGAAGCGGTGCCGGGGGGACGGCCGGTGCGGGGCCGAGGAGATGGCGGGCCGGGCGGCGGCCGGGAGGAGCGCGACTCCTCGACGGCATCGGCTGGTCAGCGCGTGGCGACCGGCCGGTCGGGCGCCCGGCGACCTACCCTGGTGAGCATGGCCAGATCCCATCTCACTCTAGCCGCGCTGGCCACTTCGGCCGTCGAGGGCCTCGACGTCCGGACCGCGCGCGCCTTCACGCACTCGACGCACGGGGACTTCGACTCCGCTCTGCTGACCACGCGCGACGGCGCCCGCCTGGTGGTGCGCGTGCCGACCTCGCCGCTGGCCGAGCAGGAGCAGCTCGGCGACCTCGTCGCCCTGCGCGCGCTGACCGCCGGCATCCGCAGCCGGCTGCCGTTCGATCTGCAGGAGAGCATCGGGCAGACGCCGTTCGACGGCACCCGCGGCGTCGTCTACGAGTACCTCGAGGGCGACCGCGTGCTGATCGACGACGTCGCGGCCTCGAGCGGACTCGCCGACTCGGTCGGGCGTGCGATCGGGGCGATCCACTCGCTGCCCGCGTCGTTCGTCCAGGAGGCTGGGCTGCCCGTCGCCTCGGCCCGCGACAGCGTCAACGAGTCGGTCGCCGTGATCGAGCGCGCCGCCGACACCGGTCACGTGCCCGCCGCGCTCGTCGCGCGCTGGGAGTCGGCCTCCTCGGACGAGGCGCTCTGGCAGTTCGACCCGACGGTCGTGAACGGCTCGATGACCTCCGACTCCTTCCTCCGCTCCGGCGACTCCGTCAGCGCGGTGCTCGGCTGGGCGGCGCTGCGGGTCGGCGACCCGGCCCGCGATCTGCACTGGCTGCTCAGCGCACCGGGCGCCGGCACCGCCTTCGCGGCGTACTCCCGGATGCGCGCCGGTGCGGTCGACCGCACGATCCGCCAGCGCGCCCAGCTCTACGCCGAGCTCGAGCTCGCGCGCTGGCTGCTGCACGGCACCGAGACCGAGGACTCGGCGATCGTCGACGACGCGGTCGGGATGCTCGACCTCCTCGTCGACAGCGTCCTCGGCGACCTGTCCGCGCCGCTGTCGACCGACACCGGCCCGGTGCTCGAGGTCTCCGAGGTCGAGGAGCTGCTGAACCGCACCCCCGGCGCGCGGACCGGCTCCTCCGCTCACGGCCGCGGGCTCGCTCCCGTCGCCGAGGAGAGCGACTCCGAGAGCTCGCGCTCCGAGTAGAAGCGCTCGGGCCGCAGCACGAGGTCGTCGGCGACGAAGTAGAACACCGCGTCGACGCTCTCCAGCGGCACGCCCTTCCAGCGCGAGTAGGCGAGGCGGTACAGCGCGAGCTGGAACTGCTTGAGCTCGAGATCGGCCGCGTCCTTCGGGGCGCGGCCGGTCTTCCAGTCCACGATCTGGAAGCCGTCCTCCGTCCGGTACACTGCGTCGAGCTTGCAGACGACGACGTGCCCGGCGAGCTGCAGGTGGATCTCGATCTCGACCGCCTCCGGTCGGCGGTCGGCCCACTCCGAGCGCTCGAAGGTGTCGATCAGGCCGGCCAGCTGCTCGCCCTCGGCGCTCTCCGCGGTCGCCCCGCCGTCGTCGAGCTCGTCGGGGAAGGTGTCGACCGACTCGGACTCGCCCTGGATGCCGAAGCGGTTCTCGACCCAGGAGTGGAAGGTCGTGCCGAGCCGGGTCTGCCGGTACGGCCGCTCGGGCATCGGCCGCCGCAGCTGCGCCACGACCTCGGCCGGCGTGCTGACGATGTCCTTGAACCGCGACGCCGGGATGCGGGTCGGCAGGCCGACGCGCTCGCCACCCGCGAGGCGCACGGCGCGCTCGGCGAGGAGCAGGCGGATGTCCGCGCCCCGGGCGCCCAGCAGCGCGGGCTCGGCGATGCGGACCCGCTCGGCCGCCGCGCGCACCCGGTCGCCGCGGGCGCCGAGCGGGTCGTGCGGCCAGTGGAAGGTGCGCGGGGCCTGCTCGAGCGGGTTCTCGAGGTTCGACGGTTCGACCGGCAGCTCCGGCAGAGTGCGGGCCTCCGCGAGGTCGCGCAGGAAGACGCCCGGCCCGCGCGGCTTCGCCTGCCCGGCCCACCAGGAGCCGCTGAGCAGCAGGTGGTGGCGGGCCCGGGTGACCGCCACGTAGGCGAGCCGGCGCTCCTCCGACTCGTTGCGCTCGCGCAGGGTGTCGCCGAAGTCGGCGATCGCGTCGACCACCTCCTTCTGCGTCGCGCAGCCGCGCCAGGCGAGGTCCGGCAGCTCGGCGGCGTCGCCGCGGAAGGCGTAGGGCATCGCGCCCAGGCGCACCCAGCCGCGGAAGCCCTCGACCGGCGTGCCGGGCAGCTCGCCGTCGACCATCCGCGGCACGGCGACGAGGTCCCACTCCAGGCCCTTCGAGCCGTGGATCGTGAGCAGCTGGACGGTGCCGGGCTCCGGGTCCTCGGGCCGCGGCGCGAGGCCGTCGCGCTTGTCCGCGAGCACCAGCCAGCGGAGGAAGCCGCGCAGCGACGAGCCGGTCCCGGCGCCGCGGTCGTCGGTCTGCAGGTAGCCGGACACCGCCTCGCGGAACGCCTCGAGGTTGGCGCGGCCGTCGCTGCGCGACTCGTTGGCCTCCACCTCGATGTCGAGGCCGAGCTCCTGCTCCACCAGCGTGACGAAGTCGAGCAGGTCCAGGCCCGCCCGGGCGCGCAGCCGGGCGAAGAGCGTGCCGGCGTCGTGCAGGCGGCGCAGCCCCTCGTCGCTGAACGAGGACAACGCGGAGTGATCGATCCGGCCGTCCTCGCCGGGCCGCCGCGAGGCGATGAAGTCGAGGGCCTCGATGATCGAGCCGCCCTCGCCCTCGGTGACCGAGGCGCGCATCCGCTCGCGCACCTCCTCGGGCAGCAGCCGGTGGGCGTGGTCGCGCGAGGCGAGCCAGGAGGCGAGGTCGCGCAGCGCGCGCAGGTCGCGGACGCCCAGGCGCCAGCGCGCGCCGGCCAGCAGCCGGACCAGCTCGCTGCCCGCCGCCGGGTCCTCCACCACGGTGAGCGCGGCGACGAGGTCGGCGATCTCGGGCTGGCGGAGCAGGCCGCCGATGCCGAGGATGTGGTACCGCACGCCGTGCCGAGCCAGGGCGGCGGCGAAGCGGTCCATGTGCGCACGGACGCGGAAGAGCGCGGCGGCCGACGGCGGCGCCTCCCCGCGCTCGGCGCTCGCGGCGAGGCGGCCGGCGAACCAGCGCGCGACGTCGTCGGCCTCGTCCTCGATCGTCTCGGGGAAGGTGAGCTCGACGGCGTGGTCGGAGGCGCCCGGACCGGCCGCGAGGCGGTCGACCGGCACGGCGCTGCCCGCGGTGAGCGGCGCGACGACGGCGTTGGCCGCGGCCAGGACTCCGTGGCCGTTCCGCCAGCTGGTCGACAGCGAGAAGCGGGCCGCGGAGCCGAAGTCGAGCGCGAAGCGGCCGAGGCCCTCCGCGCTCGCCCCGCGCCAGCCGTAGATCGACTGGTGCGGGTCGCCGACGGCCATGACGCCCTGCTCGGCGAAGAGCCGGGCCAGCAGGCGGGTCTGCAGCACCGAGGTGTCCTGGTACTCGTCGAGCAGCACGACCCGGTAGCGTGCGCGGTGCTCGTCGACGACGCGGGGCACCCGCTCGATGATCCGCAGCGCCAGCGCCACCTGGTCCGAGAACTCGACGAAGCCGCGCTCGGCCTTCGCCTCCTGGAACCGCTCGGCGAGCGCCGTCAGCACCGGCAGCGCGCCGACGGCCTGCAGCGCCTTCTCGAGCTCGCGGTAGAGACCGGAGCCGCTGGACCCGCGGGGCAGCTCGCCGAGGCGGAGGAAGTCCTCCGCGAAGCCGGCCACCTCGGCCGGGTCGGCGAGGTTGTCGGCGAGGTCGTGCGCGAGCGCGACGGTGAGGTCGGTCAGGCGGTCGATGCTCGCCTCGACCTCGAGGATGCGCGGGTCGGCGGTGTCGGCGACGACCCCGCGCGCCAGGTGCCAGGCGGAGGCCTCCGAGAGCACGGTCGCGTCGCCCTCGCGCCCGATCAGGGCGGCGTTGTCGCGGAAGATCGTGTTGGCGAAGGCGTTGTAGGTCGAGACGGTCGCGGCCTCGAACGGGTCGGGCTCGGTCTGCCCCTCCCGCAGCGGCAGCAGTCCCGCGGCACCGAGCTGGTCGATGCGCCGGCCGATCCGCTCGCCGAGCTCGGCGGCGGCCTTGCGGGTGAAGGTGAGGCCGAGGACCTCCGACGGCGCGGCGAGGCCGTTGGCGAGCAGCCAGAGCACGCGGTTGGCCATCGTCTCGGTCTTCCCGCTGCCGGCGCCCGCGACGACGAGGGCCGGTTCGAGCGGCGCCTCGATGACGGCGCGCTGCTCGACGGTGGGCGGGCGGAGGTCGAGGGCCTCCGCGATGGTCAGGGCGTCGATCACGGGCGGTGTCCCTCCTCGGGGCTCGCAGCAGGGTCGGGAGCGGGGTCGGCGGCGGGATCGGGGTCGGCGGCGTCGAGGGAGGAGCCCTCGGGAGCGGCGGTCTCCTCCTCGTCCGTCTCGACCTCGTCGAGGGCCAGCAGCCCGTCGCCCGACACCTCCGGCACCGCGTGGATCCGGTAGCGCAGAGCGTCACCCGGCGAGAAGGGGACCGCATCGAGCAGCCCCGAGAACCCCGACGACGCCATCCCCCGCGCGGCGGCGCGGACCCGCGCGCGCAGCGCCTCGAGCTCCTCCTCGCCGAAGCGGGGCTGGACGACCTCGCGGTAGAGCGAGCCGCGCACTCCCTTCGCGACGAAGAGCAGCTTCGCGCCGCCGCCCTCGTCCGCGCCGGCCGCCTCGATCGCGCCGCTGGCGACCGCGAGCTGGTAGCTGCCGAGCTGCGCGTGCTCGGCGATGTCGGCCTGGCGGGGCGTGCTCCGTCCGGTCTTGAGGTCGACGATGACGACGGAGCCGTCCGGTGCGCGCTCCACCCGGTCGATCGAGCCGCGGATCCGGGCGGGCGGCACGTCGATCTCGAACTGCTGCTCGCGCCCGAGCACCGCTCCGCCGCCGCGCTCGAAGTCGGCGAGGTAGGCGGCGAGCCCCTCGACCAGGCGCCGGGTCACCCGCAGCTGCCGCTCGCCGAGCCACGGCGACTCGAAGACGAGCTCGGGCCAGCGCGACTCGAGCTCGGCCCAGAGCGCCTCCGGCTCGGTGCTCGCCGCGTTCTCGAGCACCCAGTGCACGAGCGTGCCGACCCCCATCGCCGTGCTCGTCGTCGAGCCCGAGACGGCGTCGACGAACCAGTCGAGCGGCGAGCGCTCGAACGCCTCGAGGCGGCTGGGCGAGACCGAGACCGGCCGCGCCGGGTCGTCGAGATCGAAGAGCGGCTCGGTGGTGGAGGGCTCGAGGACGCCGTACCAGGAGGCCGGATCGGCGCCGGGCACCTCGGCCAGCGTGAGCGCGCGCAGCCCGCGGATCGCCGCCGGCGCCTCGGCCGAGTTCGGCGTCGTCGCCGTGCGGCGCAGGCCCGCGACCGCCCCGCGCAGGGTCAGCGGCACGGCCGACGCCGCGTCGAGCCTCGGGGCGTCGGGCGGCGTGAGCCGGAAGAAGAGGGACGGCGTCTCGTCCTCGCCCGCGACGGCGCTCAGCACGAGCTGCCGGCGGGCCCGCGAGGCGGCGAGCGCGAACATCCGCAGCTCGTCGTCGAGGGTGGCCTTCCGGCCGTCGAGCGGCAGGTCGCCCTCGCCGCGCGCGCGCCGGATCAGCCCGTCCGGGTCGAGCAGCGAGCCGCGCTGGCGCAGGTTCGGCCAGACGCCGTCCTGGAGCCGCGCGACGACGACCACGTCGAACTCGAGACCGACGACGGAGGAGGGCGTGCCGATCAGCACCGCGTCCTCGACCGAGCGCGGCGCCAGCGTGTCCTCCGGCACCTCCGCCTCGAGGATCTCGGTGACGAAGCCGATGGCCGAGTGGCCGGGCGCCCGCTCCACGAAGCGCCGCGCCGCGCTGAAGAGCGCGACGACGCCGTCGAGGTTGCGGTTCGCCTCCGCCGCGGTGAGACCGGTGCCGAGCGCCAGCTCGCGCCAGGACGAGGCGACGCGGCTCGACTCCCAGGCCGACCAGAGGAGCTCCTCGATCGACCCCTGCTCGGCGTGCAGCCGGCGGACCCGGTCGATCGTGACGGCGAGGCGCTCGGCCTGGCGCGCCGGACCCGAGTCGATCGTGGCGAAGCGGCCCGGAGCCTCGAGCGCCTCGACGAGCAGCGGATCGCTCGCGCGGATCCCGCCGCCCGCGAGCTCCTCGGCGCGGAGGGCGAGCCGCAGCCGCCGGAGCCCGAGCCGGTCGACGCCGCCGAACGGGCCGAGCAGCAGCTCCGCCGCCAGCTCCGCATCGAGCGGCCGCTCGCCGACCGCGACGCCGACGAGGACGAGCAGCGCCCGGGCGGCGTGGTCGTCGCGGAGGGCACGGCCGGCCAGCACGGAGCGGGTGGGGACCTCGGCGACGGCGAGCGCCTTCAGCAGCGGCTGCACCGCCGCACCGGAGCGGACGACCACCGCCATCCGCCGCCACGGCACGTCGTCGCGCAGCCGCCGCTCGCGGAGCAGGCGCGCCACGGTGGCCGCCTCGCGCGCCGCCGTCGGCGCGTGCAGCACGAGCACGGGAGCGGGCGCCCCCTCCTCGTCGGCGCGAGCCTCGGCGGCGCGCTGCCGGCCGGCCGCGGCCGTGCCGATCCGCTGGGTCGCCGCGGAGACGAGCGAGCGCAGGGCGGCGCCGTGCCGGTGCACGCGGCCGAGCACCAGGGTCTCGGCGTCGCGCACGCCGATCGCTGGGCCGAAGCGGCCCAGGGTGTCGGAGGCGGCGCCGCGGTACGCGCTCG
Proteins encoded in this window:
- the nudC gene encoding NAD(+) diphosphatase; amino-acid sequence: MIPSFSDRLPLARQAVDRDYLARARDDLFDELDADAATRVLLLRGDRALVDGERLALRPTTDVPAGALRLYLGRTTVDAEGEPAGTPVVAAVLTDEQAGALEPDDAAWGALRTLAEHLSDRDAGLFTEALAMVNWHASHGFSPRNGEATVIEQGGWVRRSPADGSQVFPRTDPAIIVCVLDADDRLLLGSNAMWGTGRFSLLAGFVEPGESLEAAVVREIFEESGMRVVDPQYLGSQPWPFPASLMIGFTARLAEDQAPADLLPDGEEIVALRWFTRQQLHDSLESVLLPGRSSIARAMIEDWYGGALENGPIVA
- a CDS encoding phosphotransferase, translating into MARSHLTLAALATSAVEGLDVRTARAFTHSTHGDFDSALLTTRDGARLVVRVPTSPLAEQEQLGDLVALRALTAGIRSRLPFDLQESIGQTPFDGTRGVVYEYLEGDRVLIDDVAASSGLADSVGRAIGAIHSLPASFVQEAGLPVASARDSVNESVAVIERAADTGHVPAALVARWESASSDEALWQFDPTVVNGSMTSDSFLRSGDSVSAVLGWAALRVGDPARDLHWLLSAPGAGTAFAAYSRMRAGAVDRTIRQRAQLYAELELARWLLHGTETEDSAIVDDAVGMLDLLVDSVLGDLSAPLSTDTGPVLEVSEVEELLNRTPGARTGSSAHGRGLAPVAEESDSESSRSE
- a CDS encoding ATP-dependent DNA helicase, which codes for MIDALTIAEALDLRPPTVEQRAVIEAPLEPALVVAGAGSGKTETMANRVLWLLANGLAAPSEVLGLTFTRKAAAELGERIGRRIDQLGAAGLLPLREGQTEPDPFEAATVSTYNAFANTIFRDNAALIGREGDATVLSEASAWHLARGVVADTADPRILEVEASIDRLTDLTVALAHDLADNLADPAEVAGFAEDFLRLGELPRGSSGSGLYRELEKALQAVGALPVLTALAERFQEAKAERGFVEFSDQVALALRIIERVPRVVDEHRARYRVVLLDEYQDTSVLQTRLLARLFAEQGVMAVGDPHQSIYGWRGASAEGLGRFALDFGSAARFSLSTSWRNGHGVLAAANAVVAPLTAGSAVPVDRLAAGPGASDHAVELTFPETIEDEADDVARWFAGRLAASAERGEAPPSAAALFRVRAHMDRFAAALARHGVRYHILGIGGLLRQPEIADLVAALTVVEDPAAGSELVRLLAGARWRLGVRDLRALRDLASWLASRDHAHRLLPEEVRERMRASVTEGEGGSIIEALDFIASRRPGEDGRIDHSALSSFSDEGLRRLHDAGTLFARLRARAGLDLLDFVTLVEQELGLDIEVEANESRSDGRANLEAFREAVSGYLQTDDRGAGTGSSLRGFLRWLVLADKRDGLAPRPEDPEPGTVQLLTIHGSKGLEWDLVAVPRMVDGELPGTPVEGFRGWVRLGAMPYAFRGDAAELPDLAWRGCATQKEVVDAIADFGDTLRERNESEERRLAYVAVTRARHHLLLSGSWWAGQAKPRGPGVFLRDLAEARTLPELPVEPSNLENPLEQAPRTFHWPHDPLGARGDRVRAAAERVRIAEPALLGARGADIRLLLAERAVRLAGGERVGLPTRIPASRFKDIVSTPAEVVAQLRRPMPERPYRQTRLGTTFHSWVENRFGIQGESESVDTFPDELDDGGATAESAEGEQLAGLIDTFERSEWADRRPEAVEIEIHLQLAGHVVVCKLDAVYRTEDGFQIVDWKTGRAPKDAADLELKQFQLALYRLAYSRWKGVPLESVDAVFYFVADDLVLRPERFYSERELSESLSSATGASPRP
- a CDS encoding ATP-dependent DNA helicase yields the protein MSAPRTPAPASDEAPARDDPAAEGVALDESQRAVLALADGRSAAVLGAPGTGKTRTIVELVAERVLERGYEPESIAVLAASRTAATALRDVLALRLGVPTRGPLARTATSLAFEAVTAAAKELGIDRPTLLTGGEQDVILSELLEGHLEEGTGPRWPDEFSPEVLRLRTFRTELREFGMRATEHGLDPDAIRRLAVDADRGEWSAAAAVLEEFREVVEWMSPEAGTRLDAAEFAAFAAETIRDGGGGERIRELRLVVVDDMQEASESTVVLLRALAARGVTVIAFGDPDVATSAYRGAASDTLGRFGPAIGVRDAETLVLGRVHRHGAALRSLVSAATQRIGTAAAGRQRAAEARADEEGAPAPVLVLHAPTAAREAATVARLLRERRLRDDVPWRRMAVVVRSGAAVQPLLKALAVAEVPTRSVLAGRALRDDHAARALLVLVGVAVGERPLDAELAAELLLGPFGGVDRLGLRRLRLALRAEELAGGGIRASDPLLVEALEAPGRFATIDSGPARQAERLAVTIDRVRRLHAEQGSIEELLWSAWESSRVASSWRELALGTGLTAAEANRNLDGVVALFSAARRFVERAPGHSAIGFVTEILEAEVPEDTLAPRSVEDAVLIGTPSSVVGLEFDVVVVARLQDGVWPNLRQRGSLLDPDGLIRRARGEGDLPLDGRKATLDDELRMFALAASRARRQLVLSAVAGEDETPSLFFRLTPPDAPRLDAASAVPLTLRGAVAGLRRTATTPNSAEAPAAIRGLRALTLAEVPGADPASWYGVLEPSTTEPLFDLDDPARPVSVSPSRLEAFERSPLDWFVDAVSGSTTSTAMGVGTLVHWVLENAASTEPEALWAELESRWPELVFESPWLGERQLRVTRRLVEGLAAYLADFERGGGAVLGREQQFEIDVPPARIRGSIDRVERAPDGSVVIVDLKTGRSTPRQADIAEHAQLGSYQLAVASGAIEAAGADEGGGAKLLFVAKGVRGSLYREVVQPRFGEEELEALRARVRAAARGMASSGFSGLLDAVPFSPGDALRYRIHAVPEVSGDGLLALDEVETDEEETAAPEGSSLDAADPDPAADPAPDPAASPEEGHRP